Sequence from the Acropora muricata isolate sample 2 chromosome 10, ASM3666990v1, whole genome shotgun sequence genome:
GGCTTTTCTCGCCACAAAGACTCGTAAACTCATAAAATTCAAGACTAGTTGATTCTTCAAACGAGATGTTAAACTTTTATCTTTTTGGCGGTAATTTTCAGATGTTAACAGGTTTTACGGCTAAGGGTTAATATTATTCAATTTTTACGCCTGGCGGCTAGATTTTTGGCCGTTTTTGGGGAAACGGCTAACCCCATTGAGAGTTTGAGACCCTCATTATTTACGAATTTCCCCGAAAAGCCGATAATAGTAATAACGTGATGCACACGTGATACAGTGATGACTCAGTGGTTCTGAGAGTATATAAGCTAAGCGCGGACGCACAGAAGTTGTCTGAACCGCCACTGATGACAACCGTCAACATGTCATCTATTTTACGAAACAGCATCACTGACGAACTTCGGCAGGAATTTAGAGCGCGTTACATTGCGACTCTTCGTGAAATGGAGAATGATCATTTACAGCAGCTCGCGTTTTTCTATTTTGGCAAGCCCGAAACATCTAACTTACTCCGGATCGAAGAAGCTGGGAAGATTTCATGGGCAAATGTCAGGTCTTTGAAGAAAGGTCTGAAAGTCGTCGGTAGAGACGATCTTGCCAAATATTGGGAAGAATTTGAGACGCTAAGGAATCTTGCTCTTCTTCTCGATGCTTCGATGCCGAAGATCTGGAAGGACATTCCGAGACAACATCGCTTTGAATATGTCGAAGCCATATTGAAGCCATACCCAGCAAACTATGCGTTGGATGAGAACACCGGAAGATCATTGCGGGAATCAAAAGGAAGCATAGAGAAAGTTATGATTTCTTTGAAGGGGCAAATCGAAACCTACCTCACAGAGCCTTGCACTAAGAAGCTGGTGCTTCGTCTTGTCGATGCCAGAGATCTTATATCCGAAACCGAAACCAAGAATGAAGAATTTCCGAGCCTGTTGCCTGAAGATGTGATGCGCTGTTCTTCTGAGATATGTTCAAGAATGAGGAGTTTAGACGAATGGGTAAGATCTTTGAATGGTTGGAATGATTTACATTTCTGTGgtaataatttttgttcgaaAAATGAGTCATTTCATAGTGTTCCGAAATACTCCATACATGATTCACTGTAATGTGTTCGTAGAAGGGAGCCCCCTACAACAGTTGAAACGGGTTACAACATATCCTGTTTGATATTACGTTAAAAAGGATCAAACTACTGATAATCCAAACCATctttccatttttaaaaacatgTCTAGTGTCCTCTATTTCGTTCTGAAACCGAAACCAGGAACGAAGAATTTCCGAGCCCGTTGCCGGAAGATGTGATCGATGCGCGCTGTTCGGATTAGATATGCTCAACAATAAAGAGTTTAGGCGAATGGGTAAGACCTATAAATCGTTGGAATTTCTTAAAAACGATTTTAATATCTGTGGTAATAATTTGTGTCATAAATGTCAGTCATTTCGTCACCTTTCGAAATAGCCTACTCTTAATTCATTGTAATGCGTTCGAACCAGCAACAACAGATGAAACCAGCTAAAACGTGTCCCGTTTAATCTATAGTTTATATTATAAAGGATCAAAGTACTGCTAATCCTAACTATTTGAACTTTTTTAAAACAAGTCTGATGTCCTCTATTTCGCTCTGATTTTCCGATTCTGCTTTTGCATCGATTTTACGCCAATCTCTTGCACAACTGAATATTTAATTAAGAATAAAAACCAGTTATCTGTTGACGGATTATTGAAGGAAAGCGTTGCAGAAGGCGTCAGTAGTTTGCCTTAAAACTAATTTGGATGATAAATGATAAAAGCACTCGCATTCTACAGGACATATTGATTACGATATTGAACATTATAGTCATAAAAGAAAGTGCTGATTTTCAACGTAAAACTAGACCCTTCGCAACAAAATTCTATCGTGCGAAGGAAGGATGTTGCCTGCAAAAGGAACTTTCAAATTCCAAATATTGGTGGTATTTTCTCTGTTAGGTTTC
This genomic interval carries:
- the LOC136888229 gene encoding uncharacterized protein gives rise to the protein MTTVNMSSILRNSITDELRQEFRARYIATLREMENDHLQQLAFFYFGKPETSNLLRIEEAGKISWANVRSLKKGLKVVGRDDLAKYWEEFETLRNLALLLDASMPKIWKDIPRQHRFEYVEAILKPYPANYALDENTGRSLRESKGSIEKVMISLKGQIETYLTEPCTKKLVLRLVDARDLISETETKNEEFPSLLPEDVMRCSSEICSRMRSLDEWDKFFSNVEELYNEVYCEHARP